One window from the genome of Plasmodium berghei ANKA genome assembly, chromosome: 3 encodes:
- a CDS encoding reticulocyte binding protein, putative: protein MKKYIYIISLATFFISFDIICGIQIKKNNNKHAPNSNNYNPYHNLKESDFNNSNFSNEKQYNNKNNSINNEKYIQPYLINNNAFQNKKDINNTKLTLYNEYNKTNNLDDFRNFNHEHEKTNNRLIEINKSFLQITYISRINKNTLNTVDTIYGVNDDESVLSFFYKPLYSAKYIKKMLEKLNILSNYTVQSKLNNNHDTVLNDVIETNKSCNDKKQELINQIDNIHNPLYNFYNNPPMDDNSYTTSKTNFVNCLKNGFEKIKNKPNDIISYEEKVYKENCKNRIQLKNLPQNNSEFCKNVTHLAPIYKINWEVPKDNETIPFIDFLIKELKQNNNLKTLVTKLEFIKKQFEDIKNKHNKHIEICKKEEVSLKKCINTINNNNCDKYFNEIKKIAESYSILYYNYTIIENLESIRITYNNSLIYFFKSLGELLINKVDSDGNIIEQDDIYNFNLVKPQSTFKSLETEFHKIFENSWNFYKNKQNLDKSKDIMKNKISLILPLMDKFKGLNDSMLKLKNDAVLEKFLIINQIKQKLNKSTYDERKEGFKTSLGLAKTWETKKSEILTKLNEENEETVQLEKEIRDLFKKYLDVVAEKKYVEDLKLKLREIIKDIHSKKEYIKKTVDLKNEIEKDIVYIDELAKQPPYKTTEYIEKKNTIYNTIKSDIEQIYIGNIDQLYNEVSSVVQENTIDNIENKTELETLKSKIDNVYNKIENIKIEAVESHIRNIETNKNKLSDTILEIKKYIYGEIDKELNKTLKDLKNKEQELSNKINDCTKENDQLSVYQSKILEIRNHYNDQINIENTKGEEAKQNYDQSKEYTKTISIKEGETSKIINEVKSMKDELLNKVNKYIDFDNAYKEKVNSEHEKFTELINKIKNEISDYQLNDYEQKFNDCKALIIETNKSIEEEYKNIDTLKKVDAYIKVCVNITELIKKFRSKQTILKDKLNQNINIIKETNSIDTFYTNQFENILTDKKTELDKTFTDASLNDHESSNNELMKYFNNLKENLGKNKENMLYQQFNEKEKAVDDIKKKNVYINKNVSNIEIAIYTSIYNISEEIEDEIGKNIGLLNTQVLKKVNENVTNLNEVKEKLKHYDFHDFGKEENIKYPDEINKIKNDIKTVDQQIDHHINKLEEIKKKSGRHIDEIKGKIDKLEKVTDKTIYSKDPKEIEEKIKNIVTKIDEKKNIYNKINKLLDEISEIEKDNTSLEKVKDINLSYGKSLGKLFLEQIDEEKRKAEYMIKTMEAYIDDLDNIKNKSQEIEKEMNINMDVNKEMKVLNISHDYGKIYHTISKNHEEKISDIHKNSLKIIQEFSTESDINNIKNDLQRNVSESKNHNNYINQSLSKIANLYNILKLNKIKKIIDKVREYTNEIEKNNKNINAELSNSKTLIKKLEDDLNLKECKSKIESTIDDKDIDGCINNITDLKTYILNEENNINTYFKNAEEYNKNVLLNFNNIEMADTKSQYILNIKKNNDINNNDYNINELKEHKNKSNGYKDEADKNTKAIKKNKELFEKYKQDVTVLLNKYSALALKNKFDKTKTDSEQIIKEIKETHKNCISQSGKSEQKMNEIKNEQFHIEDEVANNDKSNKAITDIKISVEPFETKFLKINDIRKKSDGCLKETENIEKQISNLSIDSQETKLKENGDKLNTLEKLFESLKNQKKNIEDQKKELDEVNSKIEKIESDVNQHKKNYEIGIVEKINEITKENKNQIESTKELIKPTIENLISSFNTNDLEGIDTNENLEKYNTEMNNIYEEFIRSYNLITNYLETVSKEPITYDQIKNTRITAQSELLKNIENVNKAKSYLDYIKGNEFDRIVTYFKNKLNTVNDKFKNEYLKVNEGFDNISNSINNVKNSTDENSLLDILNQTKEIYANIVSKKYYSYKYEAENIFRNISKLANSLNIQIKNSSGIDLLENINIAILPYLDSQKEDTLTFIPSPQRISETYTKISDSYNILLDILKKSQELHKKEQQTLNLILENRRLYEKVQATNELKDTLSDLKNKKEQILNEVKLLLHKSNELNKLSCNSQNYDTILESSKYDQIKEKSNNYKQEKEKLGIDFDVTAMEEKFNNDIKDIEELENNYNSSEENSYNSSEENNYNSLEENNYDSSEENNNILQSKKKLKELTNAFNTEIKQIEDKIIEKNDLINKLIEMRKECLLFTYTTLVETLKIKITDYSEFITSATKFSKEFLKYIDDTSNTLNDDIDALQIKYNLNQTNKYVKSMFADATNDNNNLIEKEKEATKTINNLTDLFTIDSNNIDADTLHNNKIQMLYFNSELHKSIESIKQLYKKMHVFKLLNIGHINEKYFDISKQFDNILQLQENQLTEKLNSLKKIGQSISDKKDQFLHALSETPIPNFNTLKEIYHDIVNYESHIDKIKNISNKENENIILYIDTITKLKEKVQSILNFVTTYENDNNIIKQHIQDNDENNVSKIKETLKTTIQSFQEILNKIDETKAQFYGNNNINNIISTISQNVNDVKKHLSKDLTIENELIQIQKSLEDIKNSTYEIRSEQITKYINTINNYVEQQTKHIQNNPNKDEIDDIIQKIVNYNKESEIKLPTIIDNKNNVTSIISHINKVIDLIKSEYNNNNNVSYNVAKKQEEDANIIIRDLDTSQNMVNNLIQKILKIINDLKNRKQEMENRNNLHAINRQQEITQTKHINNTYHHHINDTNNINKNHQYSSSDRKNSSKTKDTENSVKYAGAITLGLVAYYIIIRTKEKKDKDEMEFDESTSFYNGNENDLFKRDDEIIEIDMNEDL, encoded by the exons atgaaaaaatatatttatattattagtttggctacattttttatctcCTTTG ATATAATATGTGGAATCcaaattaagaaaaataacaaCAAACATGCCCCAAATTCAAACAATTATAACCCAtatcataatttaaaagaaagtgattttaataattcaaacttttcaaatgaaaaacaatataataataaaaataattccattaataatgaaaaatatatacagccatatttaataaataataacgcctttcaaaataaaaaagacaTAAACAATACAAAACTCacattatataatgaatataataagacAAATAATCTTGATGATTTTAGAAATTTTAATCATGAAcatgaaaaaacaaataacaGGCTAATTGAAATTAATAAGtcttttttacaaataacCTATATATCtcgaataaataaaaatacattaaaTACGGTCGATACTATATATGGTGTAAATGATGATGAAAGTGTATtgagttttttttataaaccTCTATATTCTgctaaatatattaaaaaaatgttagaaaaattaaatatattatctaATTACACTGTTCAAAGTAAATTGAATAATAATCATGATACGGTTCTTAATGACGTCATAGAAACAAACAAATCATGCAATGACAAAAAACAGgaattaataaatcaaaTTGACAATATCCACAAtcctttatataatttttataataatccTCCAATGGATGATAACTCATATACAACATCAAAAACAAACTTTGtaaattgtttaaaaaatggatttgaaaaaataaaaaataaaccaaatgatattatttcatatgAGGAAAAGGTGTATAAAGAAAACTGTAAAAATAGAATCCAACTCAAGAATCTTCCTCAGAATAATTCtgaattttgtaaaaatgtGACGCATCTCGCTccaatttataaaataaattgggAGGTTCCCAAAGATAACGAAACAATTCCATTTATAGATTTTctaataaaagaattaaaacaaaacaatAATCTAAAGACTCTTGTAACAAAACTagaatttataaaaaaacaattcgaggatattaaaaataaacacaATAAACACATagaaatatgtaaaaaagaagaggtttctttgaaaaaatgtatcaacaccattaataataataattgtgataaatattttaatgaaattaaaaaaatagccGAGTCATAtagtattttatattataattatacaattatagaaaatttaGAATCAATACGTATTACTTATAATAATTCCttaatatacttttttaaatcgCTAGGggaattattaataaacaaaGTAGACTCAGatggaaatataatagaacaagatgatatttataattttaatttggtGAAACCCCAATCTACATTCAAATCATTAGAAACCGAATtccataaaatatttgaaaattcatggaatttttataaaaataaacaaaatctTGATAAATCCAAggatataatgaaaaataaaatatcattaattttaCCACTTATGGACAAATTTAAAGGTTTGAATGACTCTatgttaaaattaaaaaatgatgctgttttagaaaaatttttaattattaatcaaataaaacaaaaattaaataaatcaacTTATGATGAAAGAAAAGAAGGATTTAAAACTTCTCTCGGATTAGCAAAAACTTGGGAAACGAAAAAAAGCGAAATATTAACGAAATTAAACGAAGAAAACGAAGAAACTGTTCAATtggaaaaagaaattagagatttatttaaaaaatatttagatGTGGTGGCTGAAAAGAAATATGTAGAAGacttaaaattaaaattaagagaaataataaaagacaTACATAGCAAAAaggaatatattaaaaaaacagtTGACTTAAAGAAtgaaatagaaaaagaCATCGTATATATTGATGAATTAGCTAAACAACCACCATATAAAACTACggaatatatagaaaaaaaaaatacaatatataatacaataaaatCAGATATCgaacaaatttatatagGTAATATTGACCAACTTTACAATGAAGTGTCTTCTGTAGTTCAAGAGAATACCATTgataatatagaaaataaaacagaACTTGAAACTTTAAAATCGAAAATAgataatgtatataataaaatcgaaaacataaaaattgaaGCAGTTGAATCACATATAAGGAATATAGAAactaacaaaaataaactatCAGACACAAttttggaaataaaaaaatatatatatggagaGATTGATAAAGAgctaaataaaacattaaaagaccttaaaaataaagaacaAGAActatcaaataaaataaatgactGCACTAAGGAAAATGACCAATTAAGTGTATATcaatcaaaaatattagaaaTCAGAAATCATTATAATGATCAAattaatatagaaaatacaAAGGGAGAAGAAGCAAAACAAAACTATGATCAATCCAAAGAATACACCAAGACAATATCTATCAAAGAAGGCGAAACATCAAAAATCATCAATGAAGTAAAAAGTATGAAAGAcgaattattaaataaagtaAATAAGTATATTGATTTTGACAACGCTTATAAAGAAAAGGTTAACTCAGAGCACGAAAAATTTACcgaattaataaataaaataaaaaatgaaatttcAGATTACCAGTTGAATGACTATGAACAGAAATTTAATGATTGTAAGGCTTTAATTAttgaaacaaataaatcCATTGAAGaggaatataaaaatatagatactCTTAAAAAGGTAGATGCGTATATAAAAGTATGTGTTAATATAActgaattaataaaaaaatttcgTAGTAAACAAACTATATTAAAAGACAaattaaatcaaaatattaatatcatAAAAGAAACTAATTCAATAGATACATTTTATACAAACCagtttgaaaatatattaacagATAAAAAGACAGAATTAGATAAAACATTTACAGATGCCTCTTTAAATGATCACGAATCAAGTAACAATGaattaatgaaatatttcaataatttaaaggaaaatttaggaaaaaataaagaaaacaTGCTATATCAACAATtcaatgaaaaagaaaaagctGTTGATGatattaagaaaaaaaatgtatatataaataaaaatgtttcaAATATCGAAATAGCAATTTATACATccatttataatattagtGAAGAAATAGAAGATGaaattggaaaaaatataggaTTACTAAATACTCAAGTACTTAAAAAGGTAAATGAAAACGTAACCAATTTGAATGAAGTAAaggaaaaattaaaacattatGATTTTCATGATTTTGgtaaagaagaaaatataaaatatcctgatgaaattaacaaaattaaaaatgacATTAAGACTGTAGACCAACAAATTGATCaccatataaataaattagaggaaataaaaaaaaagtcaGGGAGACATATTGACGaaataaaaggaaaaatagataaattagaaaaagTAACAGATAAAACCATATATAGCAAGGATCCAAAGGaaattgaagaaaaaataaaaaatatagtaacAAAAAtcgatgaaaaaaaaaatatatataataaaataaataaattattagaTGAAATATCagaaatagaaaaagaTAACACATCGTTAGAAAAAgtaaaagatataaatttatcatatGGAAAAAGTTTAGGCAAACTATTTTTGGAGCAAATTGATGAAGAAAAGAGAAAGGCtgaatatatgataaaaacaATGGAAGCATATATAGATGATcttgataatataaaaaataaatcgcaagaaatagaaaaagaaatgaaCATAAACATGGACGTAAACAAGGAAATGAAAGTGCTTAATATATCACATGACTACGGCAAAATATATCACACTATAAGTAAGAATcatgaagaaaaaatttcTGATATCCATAAAaattctttaaaaataatacaagaATTTTCTACGGAAtcagatataaataatattaaaaacgATTTACAGAGAAATGTTTCAGAATCCaaaaatcataataattatattaatcaAAGTTTAAGCAAAATTGCGaacttatataatattttaaaattaaataaaattaaaaaaattattgatAAAGTAAGAGAATATACTAATGAAATTgaaaagaataataaaaacataaatgcTGAATTAAGTAATTCAAAAACACTAATTAAAAAACTCGAAGAcgatttaaatttaaaagaatgTAAATCGAAAATAGAGTCAACCATAGATGATAAAGATATTGATGGgtgtataaataatattacagatttaaaaacttatattttaaacgaagaaaataatatcaacacttattttaaaaatgccGAAgagtataataaaaatgtattattaaactttaataatatagaaatgGCGGATACTAAGTcgcaatatatattaaacattaaaaaaaataatgacaTTAATAACAATGATTATAATATCAATGAATTGAAAGAACACAAGAATAAGTCTAATGGTTATAAAGATGAGGctgataaaaatacaaaagcaatcaaaaaaaataaggaattatttgaaaaatataaacaagaTGTAACTGtacttttaaataaatattctgCATTagcattaaaaaataaatttgataaaacaaaaacagATTCAGAACAAATCataaaggaaataaaagagacacacaaaaattgtatatcGCAATCAGGCAAATCtgaacaaaaaatgaatgaaataaaaaacgaaCAATTTCATATTGAAGATGAAGTCGCTAACAATGATAAATCTAATAAAGCAATAACagatattaaaatatcCGTAGAGCCATTCGAAACAAAattcttaaaaataaatgatataagaaaaaaatcaGATGGTTGTTTAAAAGAGACCGAAAATATAGAGAAACAAATATCAAATTTATCTATAGATAGTCAAGAAACAAAACTAAAAGAGAACGGggataaattaaataccCTTGAGAAACTTTTCGAATCTCTCAAaaaccaaaaaaaaaatattgaagaccaaaaaaaagaattagaTGAAGTTAATTccaaaattgaaaaaatagaaagCGATGTAAACcagcataaaaaaaattacgaGATTGGAAttgtagaaaaaataaatgaaatcaccaaagaaaataaaaaccaAATTGAATCAACAaaagaattaataaaacCAACAATAGAGAATCTAATATCTTCTTTTAACACTAATGATTTAGAAGGTATTGACACTAATGAAAActtggaaaaatataatacagaaatgaataatatatatgaagaaTTTATTAGATCATACAATCtaataacaaattatttagaAACGGTATCAAAAGAACCCATAACATATgatcaaattaaaaatacgCGAATCACCGCACAAAGTGAActcttaaaaaatatagaaaatgtaaataaagcCAAATCCTATTTAGATTATATAAAAGGAAATGAATTTGATAGAATAGtcacatattttaaaaacaaattaaatacaGTGAATGATAAGTTTAAAAAcgaatatttaaaagttAACGAAGGgtttgataatatttcaaaCTCTATTAATAATGTTAAAAATTCAACTGATGAAAATTCATTATTAGATATACTAAACCaaacaaaagaaatatatgcaaatattgtcagtaaaaaatattatagttataaatatgaggcagaaaacatatttagaaatatttctaaattagcaaattctttaaatattcaaataaaaaacagcTCTGGGATAGATTTACTTGAAAACATTAATATAGCTATATTACCTTACTTGGATTCCCAAAAAGAAGATACGCTAACCTTTATTCCATCTCCCCAAAGAATATCAGAAacatatacaaaaataagcGATTCTTACAATATTCTTcttgatatattaaaaaaaagtcaAGAATTGCATAAAAAAGAACAACAAACATTAAATCTTATACTCGAAAACCGACgtttatatgaaaaagtCCAAGCAACCAATGAGTTAAAAGACACATTAagtgatttaaaaaataaaaaagaacaaatattaaatgaagTTAAACTACTTTTGCATAAATCTAACgaattaaacaaattatcaTGTAACTCTCAAAATTATGATACCATTTTAGAATCGTCAAAGTATGATCAAATCAAAGAAAAAAGcaataattataaacaggaaaaagaaaaacttGGGATAGATTTTGATGTAACAGCTATGgaagaaaaatttaataatgatattaaagatatagaagagttagaaaataattacaatTCTTCAGAGGAAAATAGTTACAATTCTTCAGaggaaaataattacaatTCTTTAGAGGAAAATAATTACGATTCTTCAgaggaaaataataatattttacaatctaaaaaaaaactaaaagAACTAACTAACGCATTTAATActgaaataaaacaaattgaggataaaataatagaaaaaaatgatttaattaataaattaatagaaATGAGAAAGGAATGCCTACTTTTTACATATACAACATTAGTTGAGACTCttaaaatcaaaataactGATTACTCAGAATTCATAACATCTGCAACGAAATTTTCAAaagaatttttaaaatacatTGATGATACTTCCAATACTTTAAATGATGACATAGACGCAttgcaaataaaatataatttaaatcaaacaaacaaatatgtaaaaagtATGTTTGCAGATGCAactaatgataataataatttaatagaAAAGGAAAAGGAAGCAACTAAGACAATCAACAATTTGACCGACCTATTTACAATagattcaaataatatcgATGCCGATACATTacacaataataaaatacaaatgcTTTATTTCAATTCTGAACTTCATAAATCAATTGAATCCATAAAACaactttataaaaaaatgcatgtctttaaattattaaatataggtcacattaatgaaaaatattttgatatatccaaacaatttgataatattttacagCTGCAGGAAAATCAATTAACAGAAAAGTTAAATAgtttaaagaaaattgGTCAAAGCATTTCTGATAAAAAAGATCAATTCCTTCATGCACTAAGTGAAACTCCAATTCCCAACTTCAATACACTTAAAGAGATATATCATGATATTGTTAATTATGAAAGTCAtatagataaaataaaaaatattagtaATAAAGAAAACGAAAATATAATCTTATATATAGACACAATTACCAAATTAAAGGAAAAAGTCCAAAgcattttaaattttgttacaacttatgaaaatgataataatataatcaaACAACATATCCAAGacaatgatgaaaataatgtatcaaaaattaaagaaactTTAAAAACCACAATTCAATCATTTCAGGAAAttctaaataaaatagatgAAACAAAAGCTCAATTTTATggtaataacaatataaataatattatatctaCCATATCACAAAATGTAAATGATGTTAAAAAACATCTTTCTAAGGATTTAACTATAGAAAACGAACTCATCCAAATACAAAAGAGTTTAGaagatattaaaaattctaCTTATGAAATCAGAAGCGAACAAATAACCAAATATATCAATACTATAAACAATTATGTTGAGCAACAAACTAAACACATCCAAAATAATCCAAATAAAGACGAAATAGACgatataatacaaaaaatcgtcaattataataaagaatcagaaataaaattaccCACCATtatagataataaaaataacgtTACATCAATAATTTCTCATATTAACAAAGTAAttgatttaataaaatcggaatataataacaataataatgtatCATATAATGTTGCCAAAAAGCAGGAAGAAGATGCCAATATCATAATTCGTGATTTAGATACGAGTCAAAACATggttaataatttaatacagaaaattttaaaaattataaacgatttaaaaaatagaaaacaGGAGATGGAAAATCGTAATAATTTACATGCTATTAATAGGCAACAAGAAATAACGCAAACAAAACATATTAACAATACATATCATCATCATATTAATGATacaaacaatataaataaaaatcacCAATACTCAAGCTCAGATAGAAAAAACTCTTCCAAAACAAAAGATACAGAAAATTCGGTTAAATATGCCGGAGCAATTACACTAGGTTTAGTAGCATactatataattataagaacaaaagaaaaaaaggatAAAGATGAAATGGAATTCGATGAATCTACAAGTTTTTATAAtggaaatgaaaatgacCTTTTTAAAAGAGATGATGAAATTATAGAAATAGATATGAATGAAGATTTAtga